The sequence below is a genomic window from Streptomyces sp. NBC_00289.
TACGCGTCGACGACCCGGCGCCGGCGGGGCAGGTCGGCAGCGGGGGCCGGAACGCCCCTGACCCGCCTGCGGGCACGGCTGGCGAGCTGCCGCGCCGCCGCCGGGGTCTTGTCGAGCATCGGGGCGATCTCGTCGAACGGCACGTCGAACATGTCGTGCAGCACGAACGCGAGCCGCTCGGCGGGCGAGAGCGTGTCGAGGACGACGAGCAGGGCGAGACCCACCGAGTCGGCGAGCAGCGCCTCCTCCTCGGGGTCCACGACCCGTTCGTGCGCGGTCGCCGGAAGCCGTTCCCCCTCCAGTTCCTCCTCGCGGCGGTGCTCGCGCGAGCGCAGCATGTTCAGGCACACGCGCGCGACCACCGTGGTCAGCCAGCCGCCCGGATTGCGCACCTCGGCCGTGTCCGCGCGGTCGACCCGCAGCCAGGCGTCCTGGAGTGCGTCGTCGGCCTCGCCGAGCGAGCCGAGCATCCGGTGGGCGACGGCCCGCAGCCGGCCCCGGTGCTCCTCGAACAGCTCCGCCATCCGCTCCCGATCGGACACGACGCCCATCCCTTCCCCCGAAGCGTTCACGGCAACTCGCGTGAGACCGCCGCGCGTTGCGCGCGCGGATTCCGCCGGAACCCTAGAACACCGCCGTCCCGCCCCGCGTCAGCTTCCAGTTGGTGGTCGCGAAGTCCGCGGGGTTCAGTGTGCCCTTCGTCGTCACGTAGTCGATCATCAACCGGCGGATCTCGTTCGTCGAGCTGTAGGCGATGTCGGCGGCGGCGACGTGCGGGTGGCCGGAGCCGCCGTTGGCGCGGTGGTTGTTGACGGCAACGACCTGGTCGTCGGCGGCGGCGGTGCCGTCGTAGGTGAGGTTCTTGATCCTCGACCTCTTGGGCCGCGCGATTGTCGATGTCGTACGAGACGCCGGTGCCGACGGCCGTGTTGACGTACTTCGAATCTCCCGGTCAACAAGGGGAAAGAGGCGGTGGGCGCCCGTGCGGGACCGGCCGTCCGGCCCTCACGTCGACTCCCGTACCACCAGCCGGCACGGCACCGTGTGCACCCCTGGGGCGAGTCCCTCGTCGATCGCCTCCAGCAGCCGCAGCGCAGCGATGCGGCCGATCTCCGCGAGGTTCATGTCGATCGTGGTGAGCGGCGGCCGGGAGGCCACGGCCATGGTGTCCCAGTTGTCGTAGCCGACGACCGCGATGTCACCGGGCACGTTCACGCCCCGCTCGCGCAGCGCGTCCGCGATCCCCCGCGCTATCTGGTCGTTTCCGCAGAAGAAGGCGTCCGTGTCCGGGGCCGTGCGCAGCACCGCGTCGGCGGCGCGGCGGCCCCACGCCTCGCTCCACTCGCCGAAGTGGACCCGGCCGGTGGACAGGTCCAGCCCGGCGTCCGACAGGTGTTCGAGCCCGTGTCGGGCGCGGTCGCGGGCGGCCGCGTGGTGCTCCGGGCCGGTGACGTGCGCGATCCGGGTGCGGCCGGCGGACAGGAGGTGCTCGACGGCGAGGCGGGCGCCGCCCCGGTCGTCGGAGACGACGGAGGTGTCGGCCGGGTCGGTCGAGGGCGACAGGGCGTAGACCACGGGGATCGACTCGAGGCCGCTGATGCCGGTCAGCGGCGGGCGCGGGTCGGTACGGCGGCCGGTGACGATGATGCCGTCGACCCGGCGGTCGATGAGGTTGCGCAGATGGTGCTGCTCCCGGATCGCGTCACCGCGGGTGTCGCACAGCAGCACCGAGATCTTGCCGGCGCCGAGCGCGTCCTCGGCGCCGAGCAGGACGGGGGTGCTGAACCGGCCGATGCCGTCCGTCGTCATCAGGCCGACCGTCCAGCTGCGGCCGGTGTGCAGGCTCTGGGCGTGCTGGTTGGGCCGGAACCCGAGTTCGGCCACGGCGTCCAGGACCCGCTGGCGGGTTTCCGGGCGCATCCGGCCGGCGCCGCTCAGCGCCTTCGACGCCGTGCCCACGCTGACGCCCGCCAGCGCGGCGACGTCGGCGAGCTTGGCCCGGCCGACGGGGGGAGAGCCTGGAGCACCAGCAGCAGAGGTCACGAGCAAACCTTTTCCTTGGCGAGAACGGCGCCCACCATCCTGACAGGCACCGCAGTCGCCTGCCACCCCGTGGGCAAGCTGAAAAAACACTTGCCGCGACTCTTGACCACGATTGTCGCCTGCCCTCATCTTTCTCGTCAGGAAAACGATTGCTCAACCGCGTCTCCCGACCCTCGGAGAGCCATGCCCCGCACCCCCTCCGTCCCGCCCTCCCCCACGGGTCCCGTCCGCCTCGGCCCGGACGCCCGTGCCGTGCTGCGCCCGGCCACCGTCGGACTCGACGCGGGCTTCTGGCACACCCGGCGCGAGGTCAACGCCCACACCTCCGTCCCGCAGGGCCCCGGCCTGCTGGAGTCGGCCGGCAACCTGCACAACCTGCGGCTCGCGGCCGGCACCGCCGAGGGCGAGTTCCGAGGCGGGTACCCCTTCGTCGACACGGACGTCTACAAGTGGCTGGAGGCGGCGGCCTGGCAGCTCGCCCAGGAGCCGTCCGGGGATCTCGAGGCCCACGTCGACCGGATCACCGCCCTGGTCGCCGACGCCCAGCAGCCCGACGGCTACCTCAACACCTGGTTCCAGCTGGTCAAGGGCGGTGAGCGCTACCAGGACCTGCGCTGGGGCCACGAGCTGTACTGCGCGGGCCATCTGATCCAGGCCGCCGTCGCCCACCACCGGGTCACCGGCCGCACCGAACTCCTCGATGTGGCCCGCCGGTTCGCCGACCAGGTCGACTCCGTCTTCGGCCCGCCCGGCAGCGGCAAGCCCATCGACGGCATCGACGGCCACCCGGAGGTCGAGACCGCCCTGGTCGAGCTGTACCGGGAGACCGGCGAGCGCCGCTATCTCGACCTCGCCGCCTACTTCGTCGACCGCCACGGCCACGGTCTGCTCGGCGGCGAGGCCTACTGCCAGGACCGCGTCCCGCTGCGCGAGGCGACGAACGTCGAGGGCCACGCCGTACGGCAGCTCTATCTGCTGGCCGCCGCCGCCGACCTCGCCACCGAGACCGGCGACCCGGGGCTCCGTGCCGCCGCCGAACGGTTGTGGCAGGCCATGACCACCACCAAGACCCACCTCACCGGCGGGCTCGGCGCCCACCACGACGAGGAGGACTTCGGCGACCCGTACGAACTCCCCAACGAGCGCGCCTACTGCGAGACCTGCGCCGCCATCGCCTCCGTCCAGTGGAGCTGGCGGATGGCCCTGCTCACCGGCGAGGCCCGCTACTCCGACCTCATCGAACGCACCCTCTACAACGGCTTCCTGGCCGGTGTCTCCCTCGACGGCGAGCGCTGGCTGTACGTCAACCCGCTCCAGGTCCGCGACGGACACACCGACCCCGGCGGCGACCAGTCGGCCCGCCGCACCCGCTGGTTCCGCTGCGCGTGCTGCCCGCCCAACGTGATGCGCCTCCTCGCGAGCCTGGAGCACTACCTGGCCAGCGGTGACGACGACGGTCTCCAGATCCACCAGTATGTGGCCGGCCGCTACCGCAGCGACCTGGCGGTGGTCCGCGCCGAGACCGACTACCCCTGGCACGGCACCGTCGCCCTCACCGTCGAGGAGACCCCCGCCGACCGCCCCTGGACGCTGTCCCTGCGCATCCCCGAGTGGTGCCGCGAGTTCCGTGTGCGCTGCGGGGACCGTACGTACGACGCTCCCGCGGCCGACGGCTGGCTGCGGCTGGAGCGGACCTGGGCCCCCGGCGACCGGGTCGTCCTGGAACTCACGCTGGAGCCGCGGCTCACCGCCGCCGACCCGCGCGTGGACGCCGTACGCGGCTGCGTCGCGATCGAACGCGGGCCGCTCGTGTACTGCCTGGAAGGGGTCGACCACCCCGGCGGCGGACTGGACGACGTCGTCGTCGACACCACCCGGCCGCTCGCCGTGAAGCACCGCCCCGACCTGCTCGGCGGCGTCACCACGGTCGTGGCGGCGGGCCGGCGGCGGCACCTCCCGGACCCGGGCTGGTGGCCGTACGCCCCCGCCGACCAGTCGCCCCGACACCCCCGACAGGAGGGCGAGCCGGTCGAGTTGACCGCCGTCCCCTACTACGCCTGGGCCAACCGCGAGGACGGCGGCATGCGCGTCTGGCTGCCCACCTCCTGAAAACCTCCCGCCCCAAGAGCTCTACGACAACGAGGTCACCCCGTGATACCCACCAGCCGCACACTCCTCGCCGCACTCGCCGCCGTCGGCACGCTCGCCTCCCTCACCGCCTGCGGAGGCGGCTCCGACGAAGGCTCGGGCTCCTCCGACGCGTCCGGCGGGACGTACACCTTCTGGGACCCGTACCCGCAGTTCGACGCCTCCTCCCCGTGGGGCAAGCTCGTCGGCGAGTGCGGGACGAAGGCCGGGGTCACCGTCAAGCGCACCGCCTACGACACCACCGACCTCGGCAACAAGGCGCTGCTGGCGGCCCAGCAGGGCAACGCGCCCGACGTGATGCTGGTGGACAACCCGGTCGTCTCCACGCTCGTGGAGGCGGGCATCCTCAACAAGACGAGCGACCTCGGCCTCGACACCAAGGCCATCCAGAAGAACATCATCGGCGCGGGCACCATCGACGACGCCTCCTACGGCGTCCCGATCGGCGCCAACACGCTCGCCCTCTACTACAACAAGAAGGTCCTGACGGCGGCCGGCGTCGACCCTGCGTCCATCAAGGACTGGACCTCCCTGACCGCCGCCCTGCGGAAGGTGAAGGACGCCGGCAAGAAGGGCATCACGTTCTCCGCGATCAACACGGAGGAGGGCAGCTTCCAGTTCCTGCCGTGGTTCTGGGGTGCGGGCGGGGACCTGACCGAGCTCGACTCGGACAAGGGAGTCGCCGCCCTCTCGCTGTGGAAGCAGTGGGTGGACGACGGGCTGGCCCCCAAGGACGTTCTGCAGAACACCCAGACCACCAGCTGGCAGGAGTTCGCCACCGGCGACTACGCGTTCGGTGAGAACGGCACCTGGCAGCTCGGCAACGCCGACAAGGCCGGCTTCGACTACGGAGTCGTCAACATCCCCGGCCAGAAGGGCGGTTCGGCGCCGGTGCCGACGGGCGGCGAGTTCGTCACCGTGCCCGTGCAGAAGGACAGCGCGCGCTACGACGTCACCAAGAAGATCGTCGAGTGTCTGACCAACGATACGAACCTGCTGGCCACGGACACCACGCTGGCGTACATCGCCCCGACGGCCGCCGTGCAGTCCGAGCAGGTGAAGGCCAACCCGAAGCTCGAGCCGTGGGTGCGCGCGGTCGCCGCGGCCCGCGGCCGTACCAGCGGTGGCCTGGGCTCGAAGTACCCCACCATCTCCCAGCCCCTGTGGACGGCCGTCCAGTCGGCCCTGTCCGGCGGCAAGAGCCCGCAGGCCGCCCTGGACACGGCCCAGTCGAGCGCCGAGAAGGGCTAGGACCGCCGCCATGACCCTGGCCCGAGTCGACCGCCCGCGGCGGGCCCCGGCCGTGCGGGAGGCGGACGTCACCGACACCCTGCCGCTACGGCGCCGGCACCGGCGCAGAGCCCGCCTGACCGCCCTCGCCTTCGTCGCGCCACTGCTGGCCTACCTCGCCGCGTTCTACGTCTATCCGCTCTACCGCAACCTCGACCTGAGCCTGCGCGACTACACCGTCCGGTCGTTCGTGGCGGGGGACGCGCCGTTCTCCGGCTGGGCCAACTTCCAGAAGGTCCTGGACGACCCGACGTTCGGCCCGGCGATGCGCCACACCATGATCTTCACCTTCGTGTCGATCGCCTTCCAGTACGCCGTCGGGCTCGCTCTCGCCGTCTTCTTCAACCGGCACTTCCGGCTGGCCCCGACCCTGCGCGCACTGTTCCTGATCCCCTGGCTGCTGCCCCTCATCGTGTCGGCGTCGACGTGGTCGTGGATGTTCAACAGCGAGTCGGGCGTCGTGAACTACTTCCTGCACTTCTTCGGCGTCGACGCGGTCGGCTGGCTCACCTCGCCGGACTGGGCGCTCACCTCGGTGATCGTCGCCAACATCTGGATCGGCATCCCGTTCAACCTCGTCATCCTCCACAGCGGCCTGCAGAACATCCCCGGCGAGCTCTACGAGGCGGCCGCCCTGGACGGGGCGAGCGCCTGGCAGCAGTTCCGCCGGATCACCTTCCCGCTGCTGCGCCCGGTGTCGGCGATCACCCTGCTGCTCGGCCTCGTCTACACCCTCAAGGTGTTCGACCTGATCTGGATCATGACCAAGGGCGGCCCGGGCGACGCCTCGTCCACCCTGGCGACCTGGTCGTACCAGCTCGGCTTCGGCACGTTGCTGCCCAAGTTCGGGCCGGGGGCGGCGGTCGGCGACATCCTCATCCTCATCGCCCTCGTCTTCGGCCTGCTGTACATCCGCGTCCAGAGGAGGCAGGAAGCGTGAAACGCCGTACGTCCTCCCGCCGCCACACGGTCATCGGGGTCGCCCTCACCGCGCTGATGCTGTTCCCGGTGTACTGGATGCTGAACGTGTCCCTCACCCCGCAGCAGGACATGCGCAAGACCCCGCCCGACCTGTTTCCCCTCCACCCCACCTTCGAGGGCTACCGGGCCGTTCTCGACGACCAGCTGCCGTACCTCGGCACCAGTCTCCTGATCGGCCTCGGCACGGTCGCCCTCACCCTCGTCCTCGCCGCCCCGGCCGGCTACGCGCTGGCGAAGCTCCGCCCGCTCGGCGGCGGCGCCCTCGGCCTGGTCCTGCTGGTCGCCCAGATGATCCCCGGCATCGTCATGGCGATGGGCTTCTACGGCATCTTCCTCGACCTCGGTCTGCTCAACTCCTGGTGGGGGCTGATCGTCGCCGACTCCACCATCGCCGTTCCCTTCGGCGTCATGATCTTCACCGCGTTCATGTCGGGCATCCCCGGCGAGCTCATCGCCGCCTCCCGCATCGACGGCGCCGGCACCTTCCGCACCTTCTGGTCGGTCGTCCTGCCGGTGAGCCGCAACGCCGTCGTCACCGTGTCGCTCTTCGGCTTCCTGTGGGCCTGGTCCGACTTCGTCTTCGCCAACACCCTCGACGGCGGCGGCGACCTGAGGCCGATCACCCTCGGCATCTACAAGTACATCGGCAACAACAACCAGGAGTGGAACGCGATCATGGCCACCGCCGTCGTCGCCTCCGTCCCCGCGACGGTCCTGCTGGTACTCGCCCAGCGTTACGTGGCCGCGGGTGTGACCGCCGGCGCGGTGAAGGACTGACGACCCCCTTCCCATTCCCTCCTTCGAGGAGAACCCCTGTCATGAGCCGCACAAGAAAGCTGACCAGCGTCCTCGGCGTCGCCGCCCTGGCCGCCACCGCCGCCCTCGCCACCGGAGCCCCGGCCGAGGCGGTACCCACCTCCGCCACCACCCTGGTCGTCAACGCGAACCAGATCCTGCGCCCGGTCACCCACGTGGCGACCGGCAGCCTCTACGGCCTCGCCGACAACAGCACGCCCGCCGACAGCCTGGTCACCCCGCTCAAGCCGAACACCTTCGTGCAGATGGCGCCGGGCGGCTCCCAACTGCCCAACGGCGAACCACGGCCCGCGGGAGACGCACTCGTCGTGGCGCCGAAGGCGGCCCGCGCGGGCGCCAAGGTGGTGGTGCGGATGCCCGACTGGTACCCGAACTTCCCCTACAAGTGGGTCGGCTGGAGCGACTGGCTGTCCGCGGTCGACAAGCAGGTCACGTCCGTGCGGTCGTCCGGCGCGAGCAACATCAGCGCGTACGAACTGTGGAACGAACCCGACTGGACCTGGGACACCGCCAACGCGGGCGCCTTCAACGCGGGGTGGGCGCGTACGTTCAACGAGGTCCGCGCCCATGACACCTCGACCCCGGTCCAGGGCCCGAGCCACTCCGCCTGGAACCAGTCCTGGATGAGCTCGTTCCTCACCGACGCCAAGGCGAGCGGCACGGTCCCCGACGTCATCGCCTGGCACGAACTCCAGGGCAGCGCGAACATCGCCGCGCACGTCTCCGCTTACCGCTCCCTGGAGTCGAGCCTCGGCATCAGTCCCCGCCCGATCGCGATCGAGGAGTACGGCACCCCCGACGAGATGGGCAACTCCGGTGCCCTGATCGGTTACGCCGCCAAGTTCGAGCGGACGGGAGTCCGGGACGCCGAACTCGCCTTCTGGAACCACTACGGCACCCTCGGCGACACCCTCACCGACACCGGCGGGTCGCCCAACGGCTCGTACTGGACGTACAGGTGGTACGGCGACATGACCGGGAACATGCTGGTCACCACGCCACCCGCCCAGACGGGTATCGACGGCATCGCCTCCCGCAACAGCGCCGGCACCCAGATCAGCGTGGTCGCGGGCGGCTGCACCGGCTCCTGCGCGGTGACCGTGAACGGTCTGTCGTCCCTGTCGGCCTTCGGCAGCACGGTCCACGTGAAGCTGGAGTACTCCCCCGGCACCGGCCGCACGACCGCGTCGCCCGGCCCGATCACCGTCTCCGACGCCGACTACACCGTCAGCGGTGGCTCCCTCACCGTGCCCGTCACCATGAACGCCGCCGACGGCTACCACCTGGTGATCACCCCGAGCGGCACCAACACCTCGCTCGCCGGCCGCTACCAGATCACCAACAAGAACAGCGGTCTGGCCCTCGACACCCTCAACGCGGGCACCGCGCAGGGCACCTCGGTGGTCCAGGCGACGTCCACCACCGGCACCGACCAGAACTGGACCCTGACGGCCGCCGGTTCGGGCCTGTACAGGATCGTCAACCAGAAGAGCGGCCTGCTGCTCGGCATCGACGCCATGAGCACCGCCGACGGCGGAGCCGCCCTGATCTGGGGCGACAACGGCACCGCCGACCACCTGTGGCAGCTCCTCCCGGCCCGCGACGGCTACTACAAGATCGCCAACTACAACAGCGGCCGGCTGCTGGGCGTGAACGCCATGAGCACCTCGTCCGGCGCCCAGGTCCTCCAGTGGAGCGACAACGGCACCGCGGACCACCTGTGGAGGCTGACCTCGCGCTGAGGCGACAGGCACCTGTGCCCCTGGCCGATGTCGGCGGCCAGGGGCACAGGCAGGTCCGGAGCTAGATGAACGAGTTGATCTCGATCGTCTCGGTCCGGCCCGGGCCGACGCCGATCGCGGAGATCGGCGCGCCCGACATCTCCTCCAGCGCCTTCACGTAGTCCTGCGCGTTCTTCGGCAGGTCGGCGAAGGTCTTGGCCTTGGTGATGTCCTCCGACCAGCCGGGCAGGTTCTCGTAGACCGGCTTCGCGTGGTGGAAGTCGGACTGCGAGTACGGCAGTTCCTCCACCCGCTTGCCGTCGATCTCGTAGGCCACGCAGACCGGGATCTGCTCCCAGCCGGTCAGGACGTCCAGCTTGGTGAGGAAGAAGTCCGTCAGGCCGTTGACCCGGGTCGCGTACCGCGCGATCACCGCGTCGAACCAGCCGCAGCGGCGGTCACGGCCGGTGGTCACGCCCCGCTCGCCGCCGATGCGGCGCAGCGCGTCGCCGTCCGCGTCGAACAGCTCCGTCGGGAAGGGCCCGGAACCGACCCGGGTCGTGTACGCCTTCAGGATGCCGATGACCCGGCTGATCTTCGTCGGACCGACTCCGGCGCCGGTGCAGGCACCGCCCGCGGTCGGGTTGCTGGAGGTGACGAACGGGTACGTCCCGTGGTCGATGTCCAGCAGGGTGCCCTGGCCGCCCTCGAAGAGGACCACCTTGTCGTCCTCGAGCGCCTGGTTGAGGACCAGGACGGTGTCGGCGACGTACGGGGCGAGCCGGTCGGCGTAGGTCAGCAGCTCCTCGACCACCTGATCGACGGAGATCGCCCGCCGGTTGTAGAGCTTGGTGAGGATCTGGTTCTTGACGTCGAGAGCCGCCTCGACCTTCTGGGTCAGGATCGACTCGTCGTACAGGTCCTGCACGCGGATACCGACGCGGTTGATCTTGTCCGCGTAGGTCGGCCCGATCCCGCGCCCGGTGGTGCCGATCTTGCGCTTTCCGAGGAAGCGTTCCGTCACCTTGTCGACAGTGACGTTGTACGGCGTGATGATGTGAGCGTTTCCGCTGATCAGGAGCTTGGACGTGTCGACGCCACGCTCGTTCAGCCCGTTCAGCTCGGAGAACAGGACCGACGGGTCGACGACGACGCCGTTGCCGATGACCGGGGTACACCCCGGGGACAGGATTCCGGAAGGGAGGAGGTGGAGGGCATACTTCTGATCGCCCACGACTACTGTGTGGCCGGCGTTGTTACCGCCCTGGTAACGCACCACGTAGTCCACCGACCCGCCGAGCAGGTCGGTCGCCTTTCCCTTGCCTTCGTCACCCCACTGAGCACCGAGCAGCACAAGTGCGGGCACGCGCGTACACCCCTTCCGGGCGGGGCATGTCCAAGGCCAGGGGCGTACGCGGCACTGCTCGTGCCTCGTACACCGGCGACCTTCGTTGGTCGCGACCCGTCGGACCGGATGCCCCGGAATAGACGAAGCCCCTGGCGCAATAGCGCAAGGGGCTCTTGCACAAAGATGCTACCCGAGGAAGCGAGGCATGACCGAGGTGGCGACTTCCGACCAGCTGCTGGTGGTCATCGACCCGGTCGCCCGAAGGACGGACGGCGAGTCTGTACGGATCGCGAAAGACGTGCTCAGCGCGGGTGCGGCGACCAAAGTGTGCCTTCCGGAGGGGCCCGAGGAATTCGCCCGGGTACTCCAGCGAAGAGGTTCGCGCAGGCCCGTCGTGATCGGCGACGACCGGGCTCTGGTGCGTGCGGTGTCCCTGCTGCACCGGCAGCGGGAACTGGCCGGATGTGCGCTGTCGCTGGTTCCGGTCGGCGGTGTGCTGTCCCTGGCCCGCTCCCTGGGCGTGCCCACGGGCGCGGTCGCGGCGGCCCGGGCCGTCCTGGAGGGGGCCGAACGGCGACTGGACCTGATGGTCGACGAGAGCGACGGGGTGGTGCTGGGGGCGCTGCGGATTCCGCCCCTGGTGTGGGGCCCGGAGGACGAGGAGGACACGGAGGCGCCGGGCGCGCTGTCCGGTGCGGCCTTCGGCTCCGGCCACCTCTGGGTACGCACGTGCCAGTCCCTCGTACGGACCCTGGTGACGGCGCGCCCGGCCCGCTCCCCCTCTCCGGCGGCCGCCCCCGGCCCCTCCCGCCTGCGCGTGGAGGTCGACGGGGTCACGCTGGTCGACCTGGGCCAGCCGATAGACGGCCTGTCGGTCGCACCGGGCGAGCCGGGACTGGCCGCGGTCGAGGTCCGCCCGGTGTCGGTGGGCGCCGAGGCCACACCGCTGTTCGCGGAGGGACGGCGGGTGACGGTGTCGGGAGCGGACTTCCGCTACCGGGCGGACGCGGCGGTGTCCGGGCCGGTCCGGACCCGGACCTGGACCGTGCGGAAGGCCGCCTGGGGACTGACCCTGCCGTGACGGAGGCCCGGTTTTCACCGGCCTGGCGGGCGCGGTCGCGGCGGCCCGGGCGGTCCTGGACGAGGCCGAACGGCGATTGGACCTGCTTGGCCCGGTGATCACCGGGCCTGGTGACCACCGGCCGGAACGCGGAGGTCGGATACCGCCGACCTTCACACGGTGAAGGTCGACGGCAGGGCCACGCTCCCCGACCCGGTCGGCGTCGAGCTCGACACAGGCGAGCTCAAGCCCTACAGGGACTGAGTCGCTCCGGCCGGGAGGGCGTCCGACTCGTCCTTCAGGGCGACTCCCGTCGCCCCCAGCTCCCGCGCCCGCTCCATCAGGACCGCGAGCCTGCCCGCCGCCGTCTCGTAGGCCAGTCCCCGTGGCGGCCGGATGTTGGACAGGCAGTTGCGGTCGGCGTCCGTCGTCACCCCCGGCTCCGGCCGGTGGGTGAGGTAGGCGCCCAGCGAGTCCGCCGCCGACATCCCGGGGCGTTCGCCGACGAGGACCACCACCATGGCCGCGCCCATCGTGAACGCGATGTCGTCGCCGAGGGCCACGCGGGCCTGTTCGGCCAGGACGACGGGGGCCACCCGCCAGTGGGCCGGCAGGCGCGAGGCGGTCTCCCGGACCATCGCCGCCGCGTGCTCGTGCACCGCCCGGCTGGACAGCCCGTCCGCGACCACGAACACCACGTCCCACCCCTCGGACGGGAGGTGCGCGCGGTCCGTGGCGTCGAGACACCGGCCCAGGTCCGGCCGCTGGAGATAGGTGAGCCGGTCGGGAGCGGCGCTGCGGACCCGTACGGTCGGCATGCCGGTCAGCGCCGCCGCGACCGTGTCCGGGTCGAAGGGCGAGTGCACCGCGTCCCGGGCGGCCGCGTGCGCGGCCTGGAGTTCCAGGCGGTGGCCGGTCGGCAGTCCGGAGCCGGCCCGTCCCAGTCCGATACGGGCCTGGGTGTGCCGGCGCAGGGCCGACCAGAGCGCCACATCGCCGGTGCCCTGAGCCACTTGCCGGTCCGTCATGCCGCCAGCTCCCTTCCGATGGCGGTGAGCGGATGCGCCGTACCCGACACGTCCCTGATCGCTCCGCCCTCACCCAGCAGCCCGATCGACCCCAGCCATGCCTCGAACTCCGGGGCCGGGCGCAGTCCCAGCACCTCCCGCACATACAACGCGTCGTGGTACGAGGCCGACTGGTAGTTCAGCATGATGTCGTCGCCGCCCGGAGTGCAGATCACGAACGAGGCCCCGGCGACGCCCAGCATCGTCAGCATGGTCGCGATGTCGTCGTCATCGGCGTCGGCGTGGTTGGTGTAGCAGATGTCCAGACCCATCGGCAGGCCGAGCAGCTTGCCGCAGAAGTGGTCCTCCAGGGCGGCCCGCAGGATCTGACGGCCGTCGTACAGGTACTCCGGGCCGATGAAGCCCACCACCGTGTTCACCAGCAGCGGGTCGTACCGGCGCGCGACCGCGTACGCCCTCGTCTCCACCGTCTGCTGGTCCACCCCGTGGTGCGCGTTCGCCGACAACGCGCTGCCCTGGCCCGTCTCGAAGTACATGACGTTGTCGCCGACCGTGCCCCGGTTCAGCGCGCGGGCCGCCTCGTGCGCCTCGTCCAGCATCGACAGCGTGACCCCGAACGACGCGTTCGCCGCCTGTGTGCCCGCGACGGACTGGAAGACCAGGTCGACCGGGGCGCCGCGCTCCATCAGGTCCACGCTCGTCGTGACATGGCACAGCACGCAGGACTGGGTCGGGATCGCGTACCGCCGGATCACCCCGTCGAGCAGCTCCAGCAGGTCCCGTACCGCCCTCGGACTGTCGGTCGCCGGGTTGATGCCGATCACCGCGTCGCCGGAGCCCAGCAGCAGACCGTCCAGCAGGGCGGCGGCCACTCCGGCCGGGTCGTCGGTGGGGTGGTTGGGCTGGAGGCGGGTGGCCAGGCGGCCCGGCAGGCCGATGGTCGAGCGGAACGCCGTCACCACCCGCACCCTGCGCGCCACGGCCACCAGGTCCGCGTTGCCCATCAGCTTGGACACCGCGGCCACCATCTCGGGCGTCAGCCCCGGGGCGAGCGCGGCCAGCGCCGACGCGTCGGCCGCCTCCGACAGCAGCCACTCCCGGAACGCGCCGACCGTCAGCGCGGCCACCGGCGCGAAGGCCGCCGCGTCGTGGGTGTCGACGATCAGCCGGGTCACGTCGTCGCTCTCGTACGGGATCACCGGCTCGGCGAGAAACTCCGCGAGCGGCACCTCCGCCAACGCCCACCGGGCCGCGACGCGCTCCCGCGCCGAGGCGGCGGCGAGCCCGGCCAGCCGGTCGCCGGAGCGCTCGGGGCTCGCGGCGGCGAGCAGGCGCGCGAGGGAGTCGAAGCGGTAGCGGTGG
It includes:
- a CDS encoding RICIN domain-containing protein, which produces MSRTRKLTSVLGVAALAATAALATGAPAEAVPTSATTLVVNANQILRPVTHVATGSLYGLADNSTPADSLVTPLKPNTFVQMAPGGSQLPNGEPRPAGDALVVAPKAARAGAKVVVRMPDWYPNFPYKWVGWSDWLSAVDKQVTSVRSSGASNISAYELWNEPDWTWDTANAGAFNAGWARTFNEVRAHDTSTPVQGPSHSAWNQSWMSSFLTDAKASGTVPDVIAWHELQGSANIAAHVSAYRSLESSLGISPRPIAIEEYGTPDEMGNSGALIGYAAKFERTGVRDAELAFWNHYGTLGDTLTDTGGSPNGSYWTYRWYGDMTGNMLVTTPPAQTGIDGIASRNSAGTQISVVAGGCTGSCAVTVNGLSSLSAFGSTVHVKLEYSPGTGRTTASPGPITVSDADYTVSGGSLTVPVTMNAADGYHLVITPSGTNTSLAGRYQITNKNSGLALDTLNAGTAQGTSVVQATSTTGTDQNWTLTAAGSGLYRIVNQKSGLLLGIDAMSTADGGAALIWGDNGTADHLWQLLPARDGYYKIANYNSGRLLGVNAMSTSSGAQVLQWSDNGTADHLWRLTSR
- a CDS encoding adenylosuccinate synthase, which codes for MPALVLLGAQWGDEGKGKATDLLGGSVDYVVRYQGGNNAGHTVVVGDQKYALHLLPSGILSPGCTPVIGNGVVVDPSVLFSELNGLNERGVDTSKLLISGNAHIITPYNVTVDKVTERFLGKRKIGTTGRGIGPTYADKINRVGIRVQDLYDESILTQKVEAALDVKNQILTKLYNRRAISVDQVVEELLTYADRLAPYVADTVLVLNQALEDDKVVLFEGGQGTLLDIDHGTYPFVTSSNPTAGGACTGAGVGPTKISRVIGILKAYTTRVGSGPFPTELFDADGDALRRIGGERGVTTGRDRRCGWFDAVIARYATRVNGLTDFFLTKLDVLTGWEQIPVCVAYEIDGKRVEELPYSQSDFHHAKPVYENLPGWSEDITKAKTFADLPKNAQDYVKALEEMSGAPISAIGVGPGRTETIEINSFI
- a CDS encoding diacylglycerol kinase; this encodes MTEVATSDQLLVVIDPVARRTDGESVRIAKDVLSAGAATKVCLPEGPEEFARVLQRRGSRRPVVIGDDRALVRAVSLLHRQRELAGCALSLVPVGGVLSLARSLGVPTGAVAAARAVLEGAERRLDLMVDESDGVVLGALRIPPLVWGPEDEEDTEAPGALSGAAFGSGHLWVRTCQSLVRTLVTARPARSPSPAAAPGPSRLRVEVDGVTLVDLGQPIDGLSVAPGEPGLAAVEVRPVSVGAEATPLFAEGRRVTVSGADFRYRADAAVSGPVRTRTWTVRKAAWGLTLP
- the eutC gene encoding ethanolamine ammonia-lyase subunit EutC — translated: MTDRQVAQGTGDVALWSALRRHTQARIGLGRAGSGLPTGHRLELQAAHAAARDAVHSPFDPDTVAAALTGMPTVRVRSAAPDRLTYLQRPDLGRCLDATDRAHLPSEGWDVVFVVADGLSSRAVHEHAAAMVRETASRLPAHWRVAPVVLAEQARVALGDDIAFTMGAAMVVVLVGERPGMSAADSLGAYLTHRPEPGVTTDADRNCLSNIRPPRGLAYETAAGRLAVLMERARELGATGVALKDESDALPAGATQSL
- a CDS encoding ethanolamine ammonia-lyase subunit EutB, encoding MSTYTSTLGGHRYRFDSLARLLAAASPERSGDRLAGLAAASARERVAARWALAEVPLAEFLAEPVIPYESDDVTRLIVDTHDAAAFAPVAALTVGAFREWLLSEAADASALAALAPGLTPEMVAAVSKLMGNADLVAVARRVRVVTAFRSTIGLPGRLATRLQPNHPTDDPAGVAAALLDGLLLGSGDAVIGINPATDSPRAVRDLLELLDGVIRRYAIPTQSCVLCHVTTSVDLMERGAPVDLVFQSVAGTQAANASFGVTLSMLDEAHEAARALNRGTVGDNVMYFETGQGSALSANAHHGVDQQTVETRAYAVARRYDPLLVNTVVGFIGPEYLYDGRQILRAALEDHFCGKLLGLPMGLDICYTNHADADDDDIATMLTMLGVAGASFVICTPGGDDIMLNYQSASYHDALYVREVLGLRPAPEFEAWLGSIGLLGEGGAIRDVSGTAHPLTAIGRELAA